A stretch of Mustela nigripes isolate SB6536 chromosome 6, MUSNIG.SB6536, whole genome shotgun sequence DNA encodes these proteins:
- the LOC132020538 gene encoding ubiquitin-conjugating enzyme E2 N-like: MAGLPRRIIKETQRLLAEPVPGIKAEPDESNARYFHVVIAGPQDSPFEGGTFKLELFLPEEYPMAAPKVRFMTKIYHPNVDKLGRICLDILKDKWSPALQICTVLLSIQALLSAPNPDDPLANDVAEQWKTNEAQAIETARAWTKLYAMNNI, encoded by the exons ATGGCCGGGCTGCCCCGCAGGATTATCAAGGAAACCCAGCGTTTGCTGGCAGAACCGGTTCCTGGCATTAAAGCAGAACCAGATGAGAGCAACGCCCGTTATTTTCATGTGGTCATTGCTGGCCCTCAGGATTCCCCCTTTGAGGGAGGGACTTTTAAGCTTGAACTATTCCTACCAGAAGAATACCCGATGGCAGCCCCTAAAGTACGTTTCATGACCAAAATTTATCATCCTAATGTAGACAAGTTGGGAAGAATATGTTTAGATATTTTGAAAG ATAAGTGGTCCCCAGCACTGCAGATCTGCACAGTTCTGCTATCGATCCAGGCTTTGTTAAGTGCTCCCAATCCGGATGATCCGTTAGCAAACGATGTAGCAGAGCAGTGGAAGACCAACGAGGCCCAAGCCATAGAAACAGCTAGAGCATGGACTAAGCTATATGccatgaataatatttaa